The Rhipicephalus sanguineus isolate Rsan-2018 chromosome 4, BIME_Rsan_1.4, whole genome shotgun sequence DNA window CCCAGGGGTCTGAGCGTCCGCTCCCCCCTCGTCAATGGACAGCGCATATGTCAGTTAAAGAATGTACGCAAGGGGACATCAACCAAGCCGGTAGCGAACGCGGTACCACAAACACCGCCCGTTGACACTGTCGTTGCGGACGACCCTGAAGAGTGCAAGAAGGCCCTCGAGGACATCATCAAGGCCGGAGAGCCCGAGACCAAAACTGTGTTTGTGTGCACCGAGTGTCCGCACCGCACTTTCGACAAGGACGAGGCGGTGGAGCATTGCAAGTCGCATCTCGCGTCCGCTGGCCCAGCGGACGTAGCAAGCGCGGCGAAAGATGTGCCGAGGCCTCCGCCGAAGCGCGGGAGGCCTCCCAAGGAGAGGTTTCACTGCAATACGTGCGCGAAGTCGTTCTCCTCGCGACAGAGTCTTCAGACGCACCTGCTCAACCACACAAGCCGTGGCGCTGCAGTGCCTTTGGTGACCAGGCTGAAAAGTGTTAGTAATGTGCCGCCCAGAAGTGAGCCTGCAGACTGTCCGCAAAACCCCGTTTCAGAAACCACTCCTGATTGCCCACAAACATTAGTTTCTCGTGCGCTTGAGGAATATACGAACCCTACACTAAACATTCCAATTTCAGGCGATTCCAGCACCAGCGGAACTACTGAATTCAGATGTGTGGGGTGCGCAGAAATGTTTGCATCACTCTCTGATCTTGACACCCATCGTCAGTCAGCGCATCCAGATTCACACTTTTGCCACATCTGCGGTGAACTGTTCAGCGAGGCCATTCACCTCGAATCGCACGTGACAGCGGCACACGGAAAAGGCATCTGCTTTTATTGCACACTTTGCCTGATGGTTTTTGTGGGCGAGGAATCCTTTAAGGGCCACAAAGCACGGTGTGGTGTTGTCTGTGCTACATCCAAACGCAAAAGGCGAGAGTTTATCTGCTCCCACTGTTCTTTCATCACTGATGCTTACTCCAAGCTGTGTGACCATGTGGTTGAGAAACACCCTAATGTTTCAGTGCATCAGTGTGACTATTGCCAGAAACCCTTCCTCCATAGTGCCATGCTTGAGCATCACCATGAAACAGTGCATGAAAAGACAGATGGGCCAACAGCTGCTGGAATTGGCAAGAACTCAACGACACGTCTCTATCCGTGCACTTTCTGTGATCGTGTGTTTAGGAGCCACCGAGGCATCCAGGCTCACACAAACATTCACAAAAACCTGCGGCCATATGAGTGCCGCAAATGTGGTGCCTCACTGACATCCATGACTAACCTTAAAGCACATATGGTCTGTATTCATGGCAACCCTGGTGACAATGCAAAGTGTCCTCACTGCCCCAAGGTCAGTTTTATGGTTTGCTTGCATAATTGTTTGCTCGAGTGCTTTAGTGTTATTGTATATATTCTTTCCCCGTTTTGATACCCTCtagtgtagtgtagcaaaccAAAATCTTCTTTTCCATTTAACATTTTCTTCGTTTGCCTTTTTCCCTCTCTCTACACATTACAGAAAAACAATAACCTATTAAGATTACTTTCCTTGAAAATGTAATTGGTTATATTTACCATTTACTGCCCCGAGAAAGTAATCAAAGAATTATTGAAAAGTAGTGTATCACTTCCATGTTACTTCCCTCCAAGCATTTATTAACATTGTACCAATACAGGAAATAGAATGAGCTGGCCTGACAATTTCGCTGAAACTTCTGCAGCACTTGCACCTTGTTTATTTCACTAGCAATTGCTTTTCATAATTCTCGTTCATCTTCTCCCTTGCTTATTTTTCAAAACATGAGCGGAATGACGATAAACAAGATTGCGGTTGTTGCAGTGTCATGACGCTTGCATCTTGGTCCTCTGTGAAGCACTGTGCATTGCAGTTGCTACTATTCAGAGCATCTCTGAGGAGGCACTCCCACCAGGTTCAATGAAATGTGGCCATCATTGCTGAATGATATTAGTGCTGTTTCAGTTAGTCAGCCAACATACGGCAGAGTATTATGATGAGGAAACTCATAATTAAATGATGGGGCATTCTATTCTAGAACCACAATTTGATTgtgacacaacattaattagaactaagagacatgaaagccaaggaaagtacatgcgattatgaggcacgctgcagtGGACTCCATCAGGAAACAAGTGCGCAGCACCTAGGCTTGCCTATTCACTCAAGCACAATCACGAAGCTGTTCTACTGTAGTTCCTGCCAAATTAAGGGGATAAGGCTGCATTATACCTCCTCATCAACAAAGTAATTGATTACATGTTATTGATTACTCAAAGAGTAATTGAAATACAGTGAGTGATAACGACTAAAAGTAATTGATTATTAGAAAACTGCCAAAAAATTTGATTGTGAGCAATCAGTTACGCATGACTTGTTACATGCAAGTCTCAATTCTTTTAAACGGAGATTGCTTATGTCTATTTATGAGCAATATTCCTTGAAGTGAAAGCCCAGCAGAGTtccttgagtgcgatctttttcTCAGACAGACCAATGGTACTTTTTGGCGCCATAATAATGACCAAATTTTCTCATCATTCCTCTCTCAGCACCGACCGGGAATGCTCGCTGCGGGTATAATTCATTCTGTAATAATGAAAAATAAACTGTATTTGAAAAATTAACGCTGTATATGAACAGAAAATGGCTTAAAGCCCAAGCAAGAATTGTCCAGCAAAGATTGTTCCTTGGCAATACCTGACTGACCTACACAAGACCACATTTGTTTTGTGTCCTTATGAGAGTATGCATGCCAGGTTGACACAAGCAGTTCAAATATTGCACAGAAAGAAGAGCTCATTTCCAATTTATATTGACCTACTTCTTTTCACTTGAAGTCCAACTGCAACAAAATATTGACCATCATGAAAAAAAGGACTTAGTTCCAGATAGTGTGGCTAAGCTTTGCCTCCATGCAAAATTTCTTGCTTGAAATACTAGCGCATCTGTAACAAAAAGCTGTCAGAAATAAATGTCTTTGATTCGAAAAGTGAAGGAAATTGCTCCCATTGGCAATCCCTAAACGTGACAACAGACCGACAACTTGAAGAACCAGCACAACTTTTCGGCATCAGCTGCAAGATTTGGCAATGCCCACATTACACGTAACTCATCACATGCAATATACGTATTGAGATTTGTGTCACAGCTGCCAACTACTACACGGACGAGCACGGTCTGCTTAACTGCCGATTGGCTGCCACGGCGGTCTAGTTAGTATTGCgatcgactgccgacccgaaggttgcgggacggaatcccggccatggcggctgcatttgaCGGAGGCAAAAATGATCAAGGCCCGTGTACTAgatacgtgcacgttaaagaacaccagcaggtcaaaatttccggagccctccactaccgcatccctcataatcgtatcgtcattttgggatgtaaaaccccaacaaatattctTAGGCACTAATTAAAGATTGTTACTAAGTAATTAGCCCATTACCAACCCTGTGGTCTTCGCAAAATTGCTTGAGTATTGTGTAATATGTACAATTTACTTCAAATTAGTCTAAGCATACAAACAAGAAGTTAAAGGCTTGAGGTGAGCAACTATGGTCTAAAAAACGACTGACCAGGACAAGTTATTCCTGTCAAAAAATTGACTGCAGAGACGTTCTTTGTTCTAACTAATGGTGTTGAGCAGCTAAGCCAGAGTGACTTGGTTGCAGTTATTCTTTAAcgcatatatgcccaaactcagaaaaaatgacaaaacaaatattttttttcacaaaacgtgTACTtataccctcaaaagaaagcacaagttctttatttactgccaggtaaacgcaacactgtttttcaagctgtcctatacatataggacactgggcattagggatgCTAGtgtgggtgtggtaagccttgaaacatttcacgtgcacgcagacattgcacttcttcctctccatgacgtctttcacacaaagcacgcgtttgcccggagaaagcggtcggcacgtggcagcatgaaaagcaagcaatgtctaggcttgcacaccttgagaatgaggcctgcttgatgtgctgtatgtggcgctagtcatcagctagagaaatagcgatgttagagtgcatcaaagaagcgtcctatatgtaggacactgtgcatatatgggttaaagcaAAATTAGCTTTTTCTTCTGCTCAGGTATTCAAGCTAAAGCGCTCCCTGAACATACACGTGCGTGCCATCCACAGCCAGGAAGGTCGCCGGCAGTGTGAGCTCTGTGGCAAGTGGCTGGCCACTGAGCGGAAGCTGCAACGTCACGTAGCCTTAACGCATTATGGGGATTCTGTCAATGCCCAAGACGGTACGTTCCCCCTGCTGCGACCTCTCAAGTGTGATCGCTGTGACTTCAAGAGCTTTAGCTACCCACGGCTCGCAAGGCACAGGTATGTTTTGATAAGAATGTTCTTTTGGGCAACTGGAGTTGGATAGTGCAACACTTCGGCGAGACACAGAGCAGGACGCTCTGCCGAGTGTGTCTCTCTTCCGTATGTCTCGCTAATGTGCTGCGCTAGCCAACTTAGTTTTACTATACCAACACACCCAGTCATCAACCTTAGGCCTAGCTTTCAGGCTATTTGGTGCCTTGTTAATGAAACACCTTTCATTGCTATATAAAGAAAACAATTCTGCAGAACCAATCTCACTAAGAGTGTTAATGTTAACGTGCTTATCATTTGTTGCTGCGTAGTAACAAATCATATTTCCACAGCTGAAATGCATCGTGTACGAAGCGTGTGGCAGATGGGCTCATTTCTTATGCAGCCCTCTCGAACACCATCTAGTTGCAGCGCTGCAAAGTCAGCTTGTGGTGCATCTGTGAACATGCTATATTCAGACAAGGTGGTCTTAATGGTGATGCTTTTATTTCACCCAACATTAAAATAAATTCTGAAATCTTACTGTGTACGTGTCGGTGTTCATGTGCCACTCttcagtgacaaaaaaaaattggccctaagccatggcagacacacttaaaggggacctgcaacacttttttggcatggtcagaaagcgctgccgatcggtagtcgaggctcccaagaacacgcgagccaaacattatagcgcagcacgccgcCTGGGATATAGAATAAATTTGCAAAGTCAGCTAacaagcgcttcctcttctctcgacaaaaataaTGCTTGCAGCatcactgacacaagttccacgtcgttggctgatttgaacacggCGCACTCAATAGTTACTGCGGCCACCTTGcggtggccgcagtaactaccgagtaactaccggcgcgcgcgcacgatcgcactgaaagtacgtcacacgttcgaaaaaaaaaagaaaatgtgctcaaggtcaggaggcgtGCATGACGTACCTCCTTCCCCCATGCCAttcccccctgcttagcttccagtgctttTGTCAgggcgagaaaagagagaaagcaattacagcgtgcggcaaatctttgtaactgcacgtactggacggattctaaaaattttttgtggcgttcgattcgtgaggcaataagttctttTAGTGAAGccttacttggaaaagtgttttaGAGCCCCTTTAAGGTAGTGTGCGAAACATTAATTGAAGAGCAGCACATGCCATGTTACCTAAGTTGGCAATAAATAAACTTGTTAATGAGCGGCACATACCTGGTGTCATATGCTTGGTGACTTAAGTCAGTGAAACTGCTGTGTTTTAACACAGCTCTCTCAGCACAGTGGCCCATTGTCCCACCTGTGGACTTCCTCATAAATTTGTGGGAAAGCGGTTATAAATATCCTGAAAAGTGtgaatagggtcattccacgccaactgtcccagctggggtgctcgacaaaaatcaatttctctaaaaaaatctgagaaaattacgtacatatagacattagttctacagtattttcccaaaatattttgagcggcaaacatttttcgggcacgtgagcgccatttgaacttctcgatatggtggaaaaccaggtacgaaagaaaaattcgccatAAATGGACAGTTTCAGGCATTCATTTGAAACTTACTTTTTTacgtttttagagcatcgcgcttttattataggacagttgctcagagtagctttatatttttcactccttagtgCTTgagtaaaattgagtaaattgcagcgttttggGGAATTTTtgtacaaaagacgattgtagaccaaacgaatcaattatttttatagaactctccataaaacgtactatctcctaaagcttttgttttgcctgtgtgcggcatacaggccctaaaataaaatcctgaccTTGTAAagaacgctacattggcctatgttcagatgTCTGTAGCActctaaggtggtccaagaaaaaataagcagaaaagtgcatacgattgagaatcataacaactttgtccacagaaagtttaatcaaagtagtttttgttttagtcaagaaaaaattttttgaagtttagtcccaccattggaTTATTTTGCTGTGGGGGCAATACAAActgactgaatttactgcataaaaaagaggtagtgtattcggagcacatggttttcagttccttttgttagtactttataatgtatattacatatcaaggacataataaacagaggtaaaaatataacaataccattggcttagatgccaaaattccccaataatgaattgCGTTACTTATTGCTGACTCTGAGAATctattggcgtcaaaataagttaagtctcaaagtttctgtaaaccggagaaaggaggttCCGTCgtgcggcgctgacgcacaaaaaagtcggggCTCACGCCCCGACTTTTTTGGCCGGCTGTACATACAGTTTCTTTGTAATGATAAGTTGTTTTAATATACAGAACAGCTGTGCACTTGCTGGCAATACTTTATTGGTCAATATTCAGTGCTATATACACAACCCACATAGACTTGGTTTTTTTCTGCATTATACACGCATTGCTTTCCCTCTAGTGCTTACATTAGTCATGTCTGTCTTTTTTACTTTATGGCTTTAAAGGTGCTGCATTCAGCATTATGTTTGCAAGAAGACTTTGCAACTTTAGTGATACCATTTCATGTAGTATCGGCTCATCAAGTCGAGTATGACCAATAAATCTTCATACAGAAACATCCTCACCATCCGCCTACACGCCACATGTAAGCTGGCATTCTGAGAAAACATCGTGGGTCATGTTATGTTTAACAGTTGCTTACAGAACTGCAATAACAGAGCAACGTGTGCAGTTCTTGGTGTTTGGGGCAAGAATCATACACTTCAGTGCCTTTCTTTTCTCACTTTTTTCCACAACATTCTATGCACCAACTGGCACAAACAAACATGATTACTTGCAGTTTTTTGTGTGTGGATTGCCATTGTATCTTTGTGGATTTCTTGTGCACTtatcagcaagaaaaaaaaatgtgtccatAAACTCCCAAGGATATAACAAATACAGCAGAGATTGGTCATATAGAACATATTAGAGTCAGTCATCTTTTCTTGTTGTTAAAGTGTCAGGAATGATAAAGTATAATGACAGACTGCTTTTCTATGTTTGTTCAGGTCAAGTAAGGACGCCCTAGCTGTGACGCTCGAGCACAGCATTTGAATATGCTATCATATGTGCCATATTTATGCATTTGGACATAACAACCTTCATGCACACCAACATGAGAGTAAATATCGAATTGCTAGGCACTATGGCCATGTAAAACTTCTTAGAGAGCCAGAACAAATTCATGTCAAACTGTAGTGCGAGGAAAAAcgggacacagtaaagaacacccaggacaggcgctgtcctgcgtgttctttactgtgtcccgTTTTTCCTCGCGCTACGCTTCGACAGGAGTCTACACAAACTC harbors:
- the LOC119389392 gene encoding zinc finger protein 699 gives rise to the protein MGIYVTVNLDVEPLTAELLFPLGLPAGSSVDLIVAPPSQPKAVDRKSPFSLCHALVCGRRVPIARNNFDKSFEAPSVPRGLSVRSPLVNGQRICQLKNVRKGTSTKPVANAVPQTPPVDTVVADDPEECKKALEDIIKAGEPETKTVFVCTECPHRTFDKDEAVEHCKSHLASAGPADVASAAKDVPRPPPKRGRPPKERFHCNTCAKSFSSRQSLQTHLLNHTSRGAAVPLVTRLKSVSNVPPRSEPADCPQNPVSETTPDCPQTLVSRALEEYTNPTLNIPISGDSSTSGTTEFRCVGCAEMFASLSDLDTHRQSAHPDSHFCHICGELFSEAIHLESHVTAAHGKGICFYCTLCLMVFVGEESFKGHKARCGVVCATSKRKRREFICSHCSFITDAYSKLCDHVVEKHPNVSVHQCDYCQKPFLHSAMLEHHHETVHEKTDGPTAAGIGKNSTTRLYPCTFCDRVFRSHRGIQAHTNIHKNLRPYECRKCGASLTSMTNLKAHMVCIHGNPGDNAKCPHCPKVFKLKRSLNIHVRAIHSQEGRRQCELCGKWLATERKLQRHVALTHYGDSVNAQDGTFPLLRPLKCDRCDFKSFSYPRLARHRVTHTGVYPHQCPECNKQFVFRDQMTRHVQSVHRKVRLSCQQCPRLFFSEKLFQQHLDAHRLGQGFPCTMCDNFYETKAALDHHSQSHEASLPYQCELCKQRFKYSQGLSIHRRFRHSKEARSSSQWKSGDHTWRHSCDVCHIRFKYQSSLAAHRLNRHTDAERLTCTYCSRSFNSQSVLALHIRSHTGEKPHVCPHCSKAFSIPNNLKNHIITQHTKEFKFFCPLCSKGAVSQIKLRQHLLQSHKAINDSSSKYKRTVTKTVPDMPDIDDLPMSQVAVEDAASILSQIIM